One Brassica oleracea var. oleracea cultivar TO1000 unplaced genomic scaffold, BOL UnpScaffold01099, whole genome shotgun sequence DNA segment encodes these proteins:
- the LOC106320869 gene encoding uncharacterized protein LOC106320869 has translation MEYIFEYYRYTEAKKIALAAAQLTDNALTWWDREVARLAGSIGSRLGMRCELNSEQEFEALKNKLRTRETEEVMMAQFLEGLQDRIARKVERQTYVNFNDLLHYAVQAEKHIRRKNASSARNKTPWAPSGSKGAEKSKSVEVESRGSGTARDCPNKRVMILKADGEYESQDEADVELAESGDEIVDYAETGELLVVRRALSALFDPETVQRENIFHTRCSVEGKVCSLIIDGGSCTNVASRYLVDKLGLAKSPHPRPYKLKWLNDETELKISEQVVVPFCIGKYQDQVKCDVVPMQAGHLLLGRPWQIDKDTIHHGRTNTYSFTHNNKKHSLAPLSPQEVYEMQRAMDQSGLFSKTNLFISSSKVIKSLQQDTHQDIHVLLMVFKEGCFAGFEAPDCPAEMQVLMDKYKDAFPEEIPAGLPTLRGIEHQIDFVPGAPLPNRAAYRVNPEEAKELERQVQDLMDKGYIRESLSPCAVPVLLVPKKDGTRSAIVRSIASAQPPHSRRPVLSSPSS, from the exons ATGGAGTACATCTTTGAGTACTACCGCTATACCGAGGCCAAGAAGATCGCCCTAGCCGCAGCTCAACTGACGGACAATGCCCTGACTTGGTGGGACAGGGAAGTAGCGAGGTTGGCAGGGTCTATAGGATCGAGACTTGGAATGAGATGCGAGCTAAACTCCGAGCAAG AGTTCGAGGCTCTCAAGAACAAGCTCAGGACGCGTGAAACCGAAGAAGTTATGATGGCTCAGTTCTTGGAAGGTCTTCAAGACCGCATCGCTCGCAAGGTGGAGAGGCAGACTTACGTCAACTTCAACGATCTCCTCCACTATGCCGTCCAGGCCGAGAAGCACATTAGAAGGAAGAACGCCTCTAGTGCCAGAAACAAGACGCCATGGGCTCCATCCGGATCCAAAGGAGCTGAGAAGAGCAAGTCCGTTGAAGTGGAAAGCCG GGGAAGTGGCACTGCCAGGGACTGTCCGAACAAGCGTGTCATGATCCTTAAGGCGGATGGCGAATATGAGTCCCAAGACGAGGCCGATGTTGAACTGGCTGAATCGGGAGATGAGATAGTGGACTACGCCGAAACTGGTGAGCTACTGGTGGTCAGACGAGCTCTCAGTGCTCTCTTTGATCCAGAAACCGTCCAACGAGAGAACATCTTCCATACGAGGTGTAGCGTGGAGGGCAAGGTATGTAGTCTAATTATTGATGGTGGCTCTTGCACTAATGTGGCCAGCAGGTACCTTGTTGACAAGTTAGGGCTAGCCAAGTCGCCACACCCCAGGCCATACAAGCTTAAATGGCTCAATGATGAGACGGAGCTTAAAATCTCGGAGCAAGTTGTTGTGCCCTTTTGTATTGGTAAGTACCAGGACCAGGTGAAGTGTGATGTGGTTCCTATGCAAGCTGGAC ATCTGCTGTTAGGGAGGCCTTGGCAGATTGACAAGGATACCATTCACCATGGAAGGACTAACACCTACAGTTTCACCCACAACAACAAGAAGCACAGCCTGGCTCCTCTCAGCCCCCAAGAGGTCTACGAAATGCAGAGAGCCATGGACCAGTCTGGGCTGTTTAGTAAAACTAACCTTTTCATCTCTTCTAGTAAAGTGATTAAATCATTGCAGCAAGATACACAT CAAGACATACATGTGCTACTAATGGTCTTTAAGGAAggttgttttgcaggttttgaGGCACCAGATTGCCCAGCTGAGATGCAAGTGCTAATGGACAAGTACAAGGACGCGTTTCCTGAGGAGATACCAGCCGGCTTACCAACCCTCCGAGGCATTGAGCATCAGATAGACTTTGTGCCCGGCGCCCCACTTCCAAACCGAGCCGCGTACCGAGTCAATCCGGAGGAGGCTAAGGAGCTGGAGAGACAGGTCCAAGACCTCATGGACAAGGGGTACATTCGAGAGAGTCTCAGTCCATGTGCAGTTCCCGTCCTCTTGGTGCCTAAGAAGGATG